In one Clostridiaceae bacterium genomic region, the following are encoded:
- a CDS encoding 5-deoxy-glucuronate isomerase has protein sequence MIIKQKDKFKPGYNPITNIGDKDKDTMMDFGILILEKGQVDKNNEGKERAFLLIKGEVVFEWEGNITEVKRQSFLDENPWCLHIPAGVEVKITALSGEAEICVTKTYNERNFESKLYTDKDCRVEHFGKGTLGETSTRIVRTIFDISNADYANLVVGEVVNFPGKWSSYPPHYHPQPEIYYYKFVPEQGFGYSESGEEVYKVRNNDTALILNNVTHSQVAAPGYAMFYVWVIRNLDDNPFNERIFVPEHKWLLDKDAKIWPEK, from the coding sequence GTGATTATTAAGCAAAAAGATAAGTTTAAGCCGGGTTATAACCCTATAACAAACATTGGGGATAAAGATAAGGATACCATGATGGACTTCGGTATACTAATACTTGAAAAAGGACAGGTTGACAAAAATAATGAAGGAAAAGAAAGGGCTTTCCTGCTTATAAAAGGAGAGGTTGTTTTTGAATGGGAAGGCAATATAACCGAAGTAAAGAGGCAGTCTTTTCTTGATGAGAATCCATGGTGCCTGCATATACCGGCAGGAGTGGAGGTTAAGATTACTGCTTTAAGCGGGGAAGCAGAAATTTGTGTTACCAAGACATATAATGAACGGAATTTTGAATCAAAACTATACACAGATAAAGACTGCAGGGTCGAACATTTCGGAAAAGGTACCCTCGGAGAAACATCCACAAGGATTGTAAGGACAATTTTTGATATCTCAAATGCTGATTATGCAAATCTTGTGGTTGGGGAAGTAGTAAACTTTCCTGGAAAATGGTCAAGTTACCCTCCCCATTATCATCCTCAGCCTGAGATATATTACTACAAGTTCGTTCCTGAACAGGGTTTTGGTTACTCTGAATCAGGTGAGGAGGTATATAAGGTAAGGAATAATGATACCGCTTTAATCCTGAACAATGTTACACATTCCCAGGTTGCAGCCCCAGGATATGCCATGTTTTATGTATGGGTAATCAGAAACCTTGATGATAACCCATTTAATGAAAGGATTTTTGTACCGGAGCATAAATGGTTGCTGGATAAAGATGCAAAGATTTGGCCGGAAAAATAG
- the iolD gene encoding 3D-(3,5/4)-trihydroxycyclohexane-1,2-dione acylhydrolase (decyclizing), whose amino-acid sequence MKTIRLTMAQALVKFLDNQYIEFDGVESKFVKGVFILFGHGNVLGIGQALEQDSGGLVVHQGRNEQGMAHAAIGFAKQNHRRQIYACTSSVGPGAANMVTAAATATANRIPVLFLPGDTYASRQPDPVLQQIEHFHNLNITTNDAFKAVSKYWDRINRPEQLMTAMINAMRVLTDPADTGAVTIALPQDVQGEAYDYPVDFFRKRVHRIERRLPTKEMIKDAVELIKTKKKPILICGGGVRYSEAAEVFKTFAEKFNIPFGETQAGKSAIAWNHYLNLGGIGTTGNYAANMIARQADLVIGVGTRYTDFTTSSKWLFQNPDVDFININVAEFDAYKLDAVKIVADAKAGLEALMERLDEIGYKSEYSTEIEEAKNKWAAELERLFTLKYTGNDFKPEVAGHIDHVLGEFAKLTGSCLTQTRVLGILDEMLDEDSIVVGSSGSLPGDMQRMWRSKKPNTYHMEYGYSCMGYEVNAALGVKLARPESEVYSLVGDGSYMMLHSELPTSIQEGKKINVILFDNISFGCINNLQMGHGMGNFGTEFRYRNPETGKLDGDLMVIDFAKNAESYGCKTYKVRTEEELRAALEDAKKQTVSTLLDIKVLPKTMTHDYESWWRVGNAEVAEKENIIKANQKMKEELSKARKY is encoded by the coding sequence ATGAAAACTATTCGGCTGACTATGGCTCAAGCGCTTGTAAAATTTCTGGATAACCAGTACATTGAATTTGACGGAGTTGAGAGCAAATTTGTAAAAGGAGTATTTATCTTATTTGGCCATGGAAACGTATTAGGAATAGGCCAGGCCTTAGAACAGGACTCTGGCGGCCTGGTAGTGCATCAGGGAAGGAATGAACAGGGAATGGCGCATGCTGCCATTGGCTTTGCAAAACAAAATCACAGGAGACAGATTTATGCATGTACTTCCTCTGTAGGACCTGGGGCTGCAAATATGGTTACGGCTGCCGCAACTGCCACTGCCAACCGTATTCCGGTACTATTTCTGCCAGGAGACACTTATGCTTCCAGACAGCCTGATCCTGTACTGCAACAGATAGAGCATTTTCACAACCTTAATATTACAACTAATGATGCTTTTAAAGCTGTAAGCAAATACTGGGACCGCATAAACCGTCCCGAGCAACTCATGACTGCCATGATTAATGCAATGAGAGTGCTGACTGACCCTGCAGATACAGGGGCGGTAACAATTGCGCTGCCTCAGGACGTACAGGGTGAAGCATATGATTATCCTGTAGATTTTTTCAGGAAACGTGTTCACAGAATTGAAAGAAGATTGCCTACAAAAGAGATGATAAAGGATGCTGTAGAACTTATAAAAACAAAGAAGAAGCCTATTTTGATATGCGGCGGTGGAGTAAGGTATTCTGAAGCAGCAGAAGTTTTTAAAACATTTGCAGAAAAATTCAATATTCCCTTTGGAGAAACACAGGCGGGAAAAAGTGCAATTGCGTGGAACCATTATTTGAATCTGGGTGGTATTGGCACTACAGGAAATTATGCTGCCAATATGATCGCCCGGCAGGCAGATCTGGTAATCGGTGTGGGAACCCGATACACAGATTTCACTACTTCATCAAAATGGTTATTCCAGAATCCTGATGTAGATTTTATAAATATTAACGTTGCTGAATTTGATGCTTATAAATTAGATGCAGTCAAGATTGTAGCAGATGCGAAAGCCGGACTGGAAGCATTGATGGAGAGGCTGGATGAAATTGGTTATAAATCCGAATATTCTACGGAAATTGAAGAAGCAAAAAATAAATGGGCTGCCGAACTGGAAAGACTGTTTACACTGAAGTATACAGGTAATGACTTTAAACCTGAGGTTGCAGGTCATATTGATCATGTATTGGGAGAGTTCGCAAAACTAACCGGTTCCTGCCTGACTCAAACAAGAGTGCTGGGTATTTTGGACGAAATGCTGGATGAGGATTCCATCGTTGTGGGTTCCTCCGGAAGCTTGCCGGGAGACATGCAAAGGATGTGGAGATCTAAGAAGCCGAATACTTATCATATGGAATACGGTTATTCCTGTATGGGATATGAGGTTAATGCAGCTTTGGGAGTTAAGCTGGCAAGACCTGAAAGTGAAGTATACAGCCTGGTAGGAGATGGTTCTTACATGATGCTTCACTCTGAACTTCCGACTTCAATTCAGGAAGGCAAGAAAATAAATGTGATATTGTTTGACAATATTTCTTTTGGATGCATTAACAACCTTCAAATGGGACACGGAATGGGAAACTTCGGAACGGAGTTCAGGTATAGAAATCCTGAAACAGGAAAGCTGGACGGAGACCTGATGGTAATTGATTTTGCCAAGAACGCAGAAAGCTATGGCTGTAAAACATATAAAGTACGGACAGAGGAAGAGTTAAGGGCTGCTTTGGAAGATGCCAAAAAACAGACTGTATCCACTCTTCTGGATATAAAGGTTTTACCTAAAACAATGACCCATGATTATGAATCCTGGTGGAGAGTTGGAAATGCCGAAGTAGCTGAAAAGGAGAATATTATAAAAGCAAATCAGAAAATGAAAGAAGAACTAAGTAAGGCAAGAAAGTACTAA
- a CDS encoding transketolase family protein translates to MSIFIAKDRVMDEVAMRDVYCNTLIELAAKNKNIVVLDADLAKSMGMMPFKKAFPDRFFDVGVQEANMIGTAAGLSATGKVPFAHSFTAFASRRCYDQIFISCAYAKLNVRIIGSDAGITAAYNGGTHMSFEDIGIMRNIPGITILEPVDSVMLKDLIEQTVDLYGVFYIRLLRRNAIKVYEEGSRFEIGKGIQIKDGKDVTIIATGIMVDEALKASEKLEEEGISAGVVNIFTLKPIDKEIIIKCARETGAIVTAENHSILNGLGSAVAEVLSESCPVYLERVGVKDLFGEVGPVDYLKKRFEMTHEDIVKSAKKVIERKNKEKVFR, encoded by the coding sequence ATGAGCATTTTCATTGCTAAAGACAGAGTAATGGATGAAGTGGCAATGAGGGACGTGTACTGTAATACACTGATCGAGCTTGCCGCAAAAAATAAGAATATAGTAGTTCTTGATGCAGATTTAGCAAAATCAATGGGGATGATGCCCTTTAAGAAAGCATTTCCAGATAGGTTTTTTGATGTAGGGGTACAGGAAGCAAACATGATAGGAACAGCTGCAGGCCTTTCAGCAACAGGAAAAGTTCCCTTCGCTCATAGCTTTACAGCTTTTGCATCAAGAAGATGCTATGATCAGATATTTATATCATGTGCTTACGCAAAACTAAATGTAAGGATTATTGGAAGTGATGCCGGCATTACTGCAGCATATAACGGAGGAACTCATATGTCCTTTGAGGATATAGGTATAATGAGGAACATTCCCGGTATAACCATACTTGAGCCGGTAGATTCTGTTATGTTAAAGGATCTCATTGAACAGACTGTGGATTTATACGGAGTATTCTATATAAGACTTTTGAGAAGAAACGCCATAAAGGTGTATGAGGAAGGTTCCAGATTTGAAATAGGTAAAGGTATACAGATTAAAGACGGCAAAGATGTAACAATTATTGCTACCGGCATTATGGTAGATGAAGCGCTAAAAGCTTCCGAGAAGCTGGAGGAGGAAGGTATATCCGCAGGAGTTGTAAATATCTTTACCTTGAAGCCCATTGACAAAGAAATAATTATAAAATGCGCCAGGGAAACAGGAGCTATAGTAACTGCTGAGAATCACAGTATACTAAACGGACTTGGATCGGCAGTGGCAGAAGTTCTATCCGAAAGCTGTCCTGTATATCTGGAAAGAGTGGGTGTAAAGGATCTGTTCGGGGAGGTAGGCCCTGTTGATTATCTGAAGAAGAGATTTGAGATGACCCATGAGGATATTGTCAAAAGCGCTAAAAAAGTCATTGAAAGAAAAAATAAAGAGAAGGTGTTCAGGTGA
- a CDS encoding transketolase codes for MLSGQRVKELEIFALRIRIETLKEISNLGFGHLGGAMSIVDTLAVLYGGAMNIDPKNPKWEDRDWLVCSKGHAGPAVYAALALKGYFDIEELSTLNKPGTNLPSHCDRNKTIGIDMTTGSLGQGSSLAVGIALGHRLDGRNNKVYLILGDGELQEGQVWEAVLLSAQLKLDNLIALVDYNKQQLDGYTKDINDLGDLKAKFENFGWFAQEVDGASVKEIYQAIEEAKKVRGKPSVIVLHTVKGKGCSFAEGILDNHHMTISKEQAENELKTLEEKLEKMVKS; via the coding sequence ATGTTAAGCGGTCAGAGAGTCAAAGAACTCGAAATATTTGCCTTGAGGATAAGAATTGAGACTTTAAAAGAAATAAGCAATCTGGGGTTTGGCCACTTGGGTGGCGCCATGTCAATAGTAGATACTCTGGCGGTATTATATGGGGGCGCAATGAATATTGATCCTAAAAACCCGAAATGGGAGGACAGAGACTGGCTTGTGTGCTCAAAAGGGCATGCAGGCCCTGCAGTTTATGCAGCCCTTGCATTAAAAGGATATTTTGATATTGAAGAACTGTCAACTCTGAATAAGCCGGGAACAAACCTTCCAAGCCACTGTGACAGAAACAAGACCATAGGGATTGATATGACTACCGGTTCATTGGGCCAGGGTTCATCTTTGGCAGTGGGAATTGCTCTTGGGCACCGCCTTGACGGAAGGAATAACAAAGTATACCTGATTCTTGGAGACGGCGAGCTTCAGGAGGGCCAGGTATGGGAAGCTGTTCTTTTATCCGCACAGCTAAAACTTGATAATCTAATTGCTTTAGTTGATTATAACAAGCAGCAGCTTGACGGTTACACAAAGGATATAAATGACCTGGGAGACTTAAAAGCCAAATTTGAAAATTTTGGCTGGTTTGCACAGGAGGTAGATGGAGCCTCCGTCAAAGAAATATACCAGGCAATTGAGGAAGCAAAAAAAGTCAGAGGAAAACCCTCTGTAATAGTGTTACACACAGTAAAGGGGAAGGGCTGCAGCTTTGCAGAAGGGATTTTAGATAATCACCATATGACTATAAGCAAAGAACAGGCTGAGAATGAACTTAAAACATTAGAAGAAAAATTAGAAAAGATGGTGAAATCATGA
- a CDS encoding phosphoglycerate kinase, with the protein MKYVSGIRPLEALDYAGKTVLLRVDINSPIDPVTKKIVNENRIRMSIPTIKYLLDQGAKLAIIAHQGDTLDYQNLMPMEEHAQKLSALLEITVKYIDDVCGPSAQEAVKSLKPGEAVLLGNLRYLTEEISTFEDSVKLKPEEMLNTYLVRSLAPIVDCYVNDAFAAAHRNSPSMVAFQEILPTAGGKLLMNEIEALTKVMETPEKPSVFVLGGAKISDAFGMMKQVLENGTADKILAGGVTGEVMLMAEGISIGAKKEKFIKDRSLDVFIAPAKEYLNDYPGKIIVPVDLAYEKDGQRHEIPVSDLPVDEMFMDIGSKTIELFKEAILSAGTIFVNGPMGVYENKLFEKGTREIWNAIAEAKGYSVIGGGDTVSAASRFIDTKKINYVCTAGGAMVRFLSGKKLPLIEAMRKASKRQY; encoded by the coding sequence ATAAAATACGTATCTGGGATAAGGCCGCTGGAGGCATTGGATTATGCCGGTAAAACTGTACTTTTACGGGTAGATATTAATTCACCCATAGATCCTGTAACAAAGAAAATAGTAAATGAAAACAGGATAAGAATGAGTATACCCACCATCAAATATTTACTTGACCAAGGGGCAAAACTTGCGATAATTGCCCATCAAGGGGATACATTGGATTATCAGAACCTGATGCCTATGGAAGAGCATGCACAGAAGCTTTCAGCCTTATTGGAGATTACGGTCAAGTATATAGATGATGTATGTGGTCCTTCAGCCCAGGAGGCGGTAAAAAGCCTGAAACCTGGGGAGGCTGTTCTTTTAGGGAATCTACGTTATTTAACCGAGGAGATATCAACCTTTGAGGACTCTGTTAAATTAAAGCCTGAAGAAATGCTGAATACTTATCTTGTAAGAAGTCTTGCACCTATAGTGGATTGTTATGTAAATGACGCTTTCGCAGCAGCCCACAGGAATTCTCCTTCAATGGTCGCGTTCCAGGAGATACTCCCCACAGCAGGAGGCAAGCTCCTCATGAATGAGATAGAAGCTCTTACAAAAGTTATGGAGACACCGGAAAAACCATCTGTATTTGTGCTTGGCGGAGCTAAAATTTCTGATGCTTTCGGAATGATGAAACAGGTGCTGGAAAACGGAACTGCTGATAAGATCCTTGCAGGAGGCGTTACCGGCGAAGTAATGCTAATGGCTGAAGGAATATCAATAGGAGCAAAGAAGGAAAAGTTCATTAAAGACAGATCTCTGGATGTTTTTATAGCGCCTGCAAAAGAATACCTTAATGATTATCCTGGAAAAATCATTGTTCCTGTTGACCTGGCATATGAAAAAGACGGGCAAAGGCATGAAATACCTGTAAGTGATTTACCGGTAGATGAGATGTTTATGGATATCGGTTCAAAAACTATTGAACTTTTTAAGGAAGCCATTCTATCCGCAGGAACGATTTTTGTGAACGGGCCTATGGGAGTATATGAGAACAAGCTCTTTGAAAAGGGCACCAGGGAGATATGGAATGCCATTGCTGAAGCAAAGGGCTATTCCGTTATTGGTGGAGGAGACACTGTAAGCGCAGCATCTCGTTTTATAGACACTAAAAAAATTAACTATGTCTGTACCGCAGGAGGTGCAATGGTAAGGTTTCTTTCAGGGAAAAAGCTGCCCTTGATTGAAGCCATGAGGAAAGCGTCAAAAAGACAATATTAA